The DNA region ATGAATAAATACAAAGAAAAATACCTAGCAGGGTATCTAGCCCGTCTTTTTTTACGTAATCCTCTGACGATGATTTTAGGGGTTGCGCTTATCTCCTTAGGGGTCGTAGCGCTCTCTTTAATGCCGAGAGAAGAAGACCCTCAGATTTCGATTAGTGGTGGTGTGGTCATTGTCTCCATGCCCGGAGCCAGCGCTGCTGAAATCGAACAGATGGTTGTCCGCCCACTGGAGAGACGCATTAAAGAGATTAAGGGTGTGGAGCATATTTACGGGGTTGCAAGCGATAATGTGGGCATTGTGAATGTGATGTATTATATTGGTGAAAACCGTGAAGCTTCCAATCTTAAGCTTTATGATAAAGTCATGCAAAATATGGATCAAATGCCCGAAGGTGCGTCAACACCGCTTGTCAGACCTTTTGACATTGATATTGATATACCGATTCTCTCCATTGCTTTTTACGCTAAATCTGCTCAGAGTGTGGATAATGTGAGCCTTTACAAGCGTGTCGAGGCCTTTCGCAATTCACTGGGTAATGTCCCCAATGTTGCCAAAACAGAGATCAAAGGGGAGCATAAAGAGCAGTTTAATATTGAGATTGACCTCTCCCGTCTTGCAGGGTACCATCTCTCGTTGGATCACATAACCGCTTCTTTAAAATCACTTACCGCTTCGTCTCCTGAAGTGAAAAATCGTACGCAAGAGGGAAAGCTGGTCGTTTTTGGTGTTAAAAATGCGTTGGAAAATATCCACGATATTCAAAATCTGATCGTTGCTAATTATGGCGGCTCGGTGGTGTATCTGAAAGATATTGCGACCATCCATTTGGGTGATGACATTCAGAACAAAAAGAGTGCGCAGATCAGTTACAAAGTAGGGGAGCGTTTCACGCCACTGCAAGATCAAGTCACACTCAGTGTCTCCAAGCTGAAAGGCTCCAATGCCGTGGTCATTGCCGAAGATGTTCTTAAACGACTTGAAGCGAACAAAGCGGCATTGGCAAAAGAGGGGATTGGGTATAGTGTGACGCGAAATTATGGCGAGCGTGCCAATGAAGCGGTCAATGAACTGGTCTTTCACCTGCTGATCTCTGTTGTGATTATCGCGCTTTTGCTGATTGTTATTTTAGGCTGGAGGGAAGGGCTCATTGTGACGCTCACCGTCCCTGCTATTTTGGCGATTACCATTTTTATCGCGTATATGAGCGGTCAAACGATTAATCGTATCACGCTGTTTGCCTTTTTGCTGAGTC from Sulfurospirillum diekertiae includes:
- a CDS encoding efflux RND transporter permease subunit, with amino-acid sequence MNKYKEKYLAGYLARLFLRNPLTMILGVALISLGVVALSLMPREEDPQISISGGVVIVSMPGASAAEIEQMVVRPLERRIKEIKGVEHIYGVASDNVGIVNVMYYIGENREASNLKLYDKVMQNMDQMPEGASTPLVRPFDIDIDIPILSIAFYAKSAQSVDNVSLYKRVEAFRNSLGNVPNVAKTEIKGEHKEQFNIEIDLSRLAGYHLSLDHITASLKSLTASSPEVKNRTQEGKLVVFGVKNALENIHDIQNLIVANYGGSVVYLKDIATIHLGDDIQNKKSAQISYKVGERFTPLQDQVTLSVSKLKGSNAVVIAEDVLKRLEANKAALAKEGIGYSVTRNYGERANEAVNELVFHLLISVVIIALLLIVILGWREGLIVTLTVPAILAITIFIAYMSGQTINRITLFAFLLSLGLLVDDAIVVIENIHRHLHSKDAQDKEMDELLIEATDEIGAPTNLATIAIILTMVPMAFVGQMMGEFMKPIPLNVPVAMLASLLIAYIFTPFLAKKFLKKPTQTKGENDAEI